The Mastomys coucha isolate ucsf_1 unplaced genomic scaffold, UCSF_Mcou_1 pScaffold11, whole genome shotgun sequence genome includes a window with the following:
- the Upk3a gene encoding uroplakin-3a isoform X1 has protein sequence MLLLWALLALGCLRCGWTVNLQPQLASVTFATNNPTLTTVALEKPLCMFDSSEPLSGSYEVYLYAMVDSAMSRNVSVQDSTGVPLSTTFRQTQGGKSGPYKAAAFDLTPCGDLPSLDSVGDVTQASEILNAYLVRVGNNGTCFWDPNFQGLCNPPLRAATEYRFKYVLVNMSTGLVQDQTLWSDPIRTNRPIPYSAIDTWPGRRSGGMIVITSILGSLPFFLLVGFAGAIILSFVDMGSSDGETTHDSQITQEAVPKTLGASEPSYSSVNRGPPLDRAEVFSSKLQD, from the exons ATGCTCCTGCTCTGGGCCCTGCTGGCCCTCGGATGCCTGCGGTGTGGCTGGA CTGTGAACCTCCAGCCCCAATTGGCCAGTGTGACCTTTGCCACCAACAACCCTACCCTCACCACTGTGGCCTTGGAGAAGCCTCTGTGCATGTTCGATAGCTCAGAGCCACTCAGTGGCTCTTATGAGGTTTACCTCTACGCTATGGTCGACTCAG CCATGTCCAGGAATGTGTCTGTACAGGACAGCACTGGCGTTCCACTGAGCACCACCTTCCGGCAAACCCAGGGTGGGAAGTCAGGCCCCTATAAAGCTGCGGCCTTTGACCTGACCCCTTGTGGTGACTTGCCCAGCCTGGATTCTGTTGGAGATGTGACCCAGGCCTCAGAGATCCTGAACGCATACCTAGTCAGGGTGGGCAACAACGGGACCTGCTTTTGGGACCCCAACTTCCAGGGCCTCTGCAACCCACCCCTGAGAGCGGCCACTGAGTACAG ATTCAAATATGTCCTGGTCAACATGTCCACAGGCTTGGTGCAGGACCAGACACTATGGTCAGATCCCATCCGGACCAACCGGC CTATCCCCTACTCGGCCATCGACACGTGGCCCGGCCGGCGGAGCGGAGGCATGATTGTCATCACGTCCATTCTGGGCTCCCTGCCCTTCTTTCTGCTCGTGGGTTTCGCTGGAGCCATCATCCTCAGCTTTGT ggACATGGGCAGTTCTGATGGGGAAACGACACACGACTCACAGATCACCCAGGAGGCTGTCCCCAAGACCCTGGGGGCCTCTGAGCCTTCCTACTCATCTGTGAACCGGGGCCCACCCCTAGACAGAGCAGAGGTGTTCTCCAGCAAGCTCCAAGATTGA
- the Upk3a gene encoding uroplakin-3a isoform X2, with translation MLLLWALLALGCLRCGWTVNLQPQLASVTFATNNPTLTTVALEKPLCMFDSSEPLSGSYEVYLYAMVDSAIPYSAIDTWPGRRSGGMIVITSILGSLPFFLLVGFAGAIILSFVDMGSSDGETTHDSQITQEAVPKTLGASEPSYSSVNRGPPLDRAEVFSSKLQD, from the exons ATGCTCCTGCTCTGGGCCCTGCTGGCCCTCGGATGCCTGCGGTGTGGCTGGA CTGTGAACCTCCAGCCCCAATTGGCCAGTGTGACCTTTGCCACCAACAACCCTACCCTCACCACTGTGGCCTTGGAGAAGCCTCTGTGCATGTTCGATAGCTCAGAGCCACTCAGTGGCTCTTATGAGGTTTACCTCTACGCTATGGTCGACTCAG CTATCCCCTACTCGGCCATCGACACGTGGCCCGGCCGGCGGAGCGGAGGCATGATTGTCATCACGTCCATTCTGGGCTCCCTGCCCTTCTTTCTGCTCGTGGGTTTCGCTGGAGCCATCATCCTCAGCTTTGT ggACATGGGCAGTTCTGATGGGGAAACGACACACGACTCACAGATCACCCAGGAGGCTGTCCCCAAGACCCTGGGGGCCTCTGAGCCTTCCTACTCATCTGTGAACCGGGGCCCACCCCTAGACAGAGCAGAGGTGTTCTCCAGCAAGCTCCAAGATTGA